From the Leptospira biflexa serovar Patoc strain 'Patoc 1 (Paris)' genome, one window contains:
- a CDS encoding HlyD family efflux transporter periplasmic adaptor subunit codes for MSPKWKLRKNLPSYRLVQTALPAQSLAYILTIIFFLSVLILLYVPWQQTTMGFGRVVAYAPLDRQQVIESPISGRVVKWHVHEGTRVKKGDPIIDISDNDPNFINRIREEKNALLQRLEAARSREDNIRSRILSLRSSMGSAVNAADSRRMMAKDRVRASEQAVDAAKAALKTANLNLDRQKQLWEKGLTSKRTLELAELDHTNAETGLDRAKAAYDAAVKEERALNSDTGKVQQDAEASINDAKASLASAQSEVARVLEDLPKLEARLSRQENQEIFAPRDGIIMRILVNPDTQQVKEGDGVAILVPDAEDKAVELFISGNDIPLVGEGRKVRLQFQGYPVLQISGWPETAVGTFGGVVKLVDITDNGSGNFRVLVVPDRDDRQWPSSRYLRQGVRAKGWIFLNRVSVGYELWRRFNDFPPNLPMDDPEMKSLLDENGGGDKGK; via the coding sequence ATGTCACCAAAATGGAAACTTCGTAAAAACCTACCTTCTTACCGGTTGGTGCAAACAGCACTTCCTGCACAAAGTTTAGCCTACATCCTCACCATAATATTTTTCTTAAGTGTTCTCATTTTACTCTATGTGCCTTGGCAACAAACTACGATGGGTTTTGGACGAGTGGTTGCTTATGCACCACTTGACCGCCAACAAGTGATTGAGTCTCCTATCAGTGGACGTGTTGTCAAATGGCATGTCCACGAAGGGACACGTGTTAAAAAGGGAGATCCGATCATTGATATCTCAGACAATGATCCTAATTTTATCAACCGGATTCGTGAAGAAAAAAATGCCCTCTTACAACGATTAGAGGCTGCTAGGTCTAGAGAAGACAACATTCGTTCTAGGATATTAAGTTTACGTTCTTCCATGGGAAGTGCGGTGAATGCTGCTGACTCTCGCAGGATGATGGCAAAAGATCGAGTGCGAGCCAGCGAACAGGCAGTAGATGCTGCAAAAGCTGCCCTCAAAACTGCCAATTTGAATTTAGACCGTCAAAAACAATTATGGGAAAAAGGACTCACTTCCAAACGAACTTTGGAACTAGCGGAACTGGACCATACCAATGCTGAGACAGGCCTTGACCGAGCCAAAGCAGCCTACGATGCGGCCGTGAAAGAAGAACGTGCGTTGAATAGTGATACGGGAAAGGTGCAACAAGATGCGGAAGCATCCATCAATGATGCCAAGGCTTCCCTTGCTTCCGCTCAATCCGAAGTGGCAAGGGTCTTAGAAGACCTACCCAAATTAGAAGCGCGACTTTCGAGACAAGAAAACCAAGAAATCTTTGCGCCAAGAGATGGGATCATCATGCGAATCCTCGTGAACCCAGATACCCAACAAGTAAAGGAAGGGGATGGAGTTGCCATCTTAGTACCGGATGCTGAAGACAAAGCAGTGGAACTTTTTATCTCAGGCAATGACATACCACTCGTTGGCGAAGGACGAAAGGTTCGTTTACAATTCCAAGGTTACCCTGTTTTACAAATCAGTGGTTGGCCAGAAACTGCTGTAGGAACCTTCGGTGGGGTAGTGAAACTGGTTGACATCACAGACAATGGATCTGGAAATTTCCGTGTTCTCGTTGTCCCTGACCGAGATGACCGCCAATGGCCTTCTAGCCGTTACTTGAGACAAGGGGTTCGTGCCAAAGGTTGGATCTTTCTCAATCGTGTGAGTGTTGGTTATGAATTATGGAGAAGGTTCAATGACTTCCCACCAAATTTGCCAATGGATGATCCTGAAATGAAATCGTTGTTAGATGAGAATGGTGGAGGAGACAAAGGAAAATGA
- a CDS encoding ABC transporter ATP-binding protein translates to MNRFFDTMTIQKSIHSLLVDGLAVILTTVIGFVLISFYHPIFIVFSLFILFVGGYLVIYQLGRPASENYIKISKEKYKVAAWLEEISRHSALFHSTFGSHFAIEKADSLIRDYLFARKKYFSVYIKQIIGLVGIQALASAIVLGIGGYLVIHRQLTIGQLVAAELVIAKVLSDISKFGKQLDSFYSLIAAVDKINSVFHLPTLKAKTVPFEIPKGPIQVQLSGIDYSLANGHKIFTQFNLKVQAGKAIGVSSNTPYDAHILLDLLSGLREPNSGIVEYNHQNIHEVSKEQIQTYTVLVRGNEIFEGTILENIRVGREEISLITIRDLLDNLGLWKTIQSLPHGIHTQLLTFGHPFDNVQSAVLTLTRALIGNPKLILIDGILDQLPPPLLNSCLKHLLQKNRESTVFIVSKSPTILGQMDQILKLEDDSHSLKVNP, encoded by the coding sequence GTGAATCGGTTTTTTGATACCATGACCATCCAAAAGTCCATACACTCCTTGTTAGTTGATGGGCTAGCCGTAATTTTGACCACTGTGATCGGATTTGTGCTCATTTCCTTTTATCACCCCATTTTCATTGTTTTCTCTCTCTTCATCTTGTTTGTAGGAGGGTATCTGGTGATCTACCAATTGGGTAGACCAGCTTCAGAAAATTATATTAAAATATCCAAAGAAAAATACAAAGTAGCAGCATGGCTCGAAGAAATTTCTCGCCATTCAGCCTTATTCCACTCAACGTTTGGTTCTCATTTTGCCATCGAAAAAGCGGATTCCCTTATCCGTGATTACTTATTTGCTCGTAAAAAATACTTTTCCGTTTATATCAAACAAATCATTGGACTTGTCGGCATACAAGCGTTAGCCAGTGCGATTGTTCTTGGTATTGGTGGGTATCTTGTCATCCATAGACAATTGACCATCGGACAGTTGGTGGCCGCAGAACTTGTCATCGCAAAGGTGCTTAGCGATATATCCAAGTTCGGAAAACAACTCGATAGTTTTTATAGTTTGATTGCGGCTGTGGATAAAATCAATTCTGTCTTCCATTTGCCTACACTAAAGGCAAAAACAGTTCCTTTCGAAATTCCGAAAGGTCCTATCCAAGTCCAACTTTCGGGAATCGATTATTCCCTTGCCAATGGACATAAAATTTTCACTCAGTTCAATTTAAAAGTGCAAGCAGGAAAAGCCATCGGTGTCTCGTCTAACACACCTTATGATGCCCATATCTTACTTGATTTGCTGAGTGGCCTTAGGGAACCAAATTCTGGAATTGTGGAATACAATCACCAAAACATCCACGAAGTGTCCAAGGAACAAATCCAAACCTACACTGTTCTTGTCAGAGGGAATGAAATTTTTGAAGGCACTATATTGGAAAACATCCGAGTTGGAAGAGAAGAAATTTCTCTCATCACAATCCGTGATCTTTTAGACAATCTTGGACTTTGGAAAACCATCCAATCCTTACCTCATGGTATTCACACACAGCTGTTAACGTTTGGCCATCCTTTTGATAATGTACAATCTGCAGTTCTTACCTTAACCCGGGCTCTTATCGGAAATCCAAAACTGATTCTCATTGATGGAATCCTTGACCAATTGCCACCACCCTTGTTAAATTCTTGTTTGAAACATTTACTCCAAAAAAATCGAGAATCAACAGTTTTCATTGTGTCCAAGTCACCAACCATCCTTGGGCAAATGGACCAAATCTTAAAGTTGGAAGATGATTCTCATTCATTAAAGGTGAATCCATAA
- a CDS encoding TolC family protein, whose product MKSHLNSFLFALLCPFGMFFSFLLEADPTKDPFESLHGPNIYSQDYINQQPGVLTLSELLKSVEKSYPLVLAAEKLLTETEYNYLAAEGAFDLQFKSMGTTKPIGYYTNNAADTVFEKPTPLGGTSFFAGYRIGRGKFPVYDGKRETNDYGEVRAGAIVPLMRNREIDKNRADLRKADIDRKLAELSIQKLKIEVIKEATKRYWKWVASGQEFLVNKDLLEIAKSRQQQITQRIKLGDIPKMEGTENDRAILQRESQFVSAEREMQKAAIDLSLFLRAADGNLILPSTDRLPIGFPKPIDYKGLELDKSIKIAWKFRPEIQDYEFKREKARVDQDMGYNSLKPQVDLVVAGSQDFGPGSVTRAKPELEASLVLNVPIQTRRPRGMIGAAEARIAQLDQELQFSKDKIKTEVQDAISEVIASAKRVTVTQSEVELARKLEEMERERFSLGDSTLLFVNIREQTSAEAAVREIKALYDHHVAVANFQASTATFLQNSPTP is encoded by the coding sequence ATGAAATCGCATCTAAATTCTTTTTTATTTGCGCTTTTATGCCCATTCGGAATGTTCTTTTCATTTTTATTGGAAGCGGATCCAACAAAAGACCCTTTCGAATCCTTACATGGGCCAAACATCTATTCGCAAGATTATATCAACCAACAACCTGGAGTTCTCACTCTTTCTGAACTTTTAAAGTCAGTAGAAAAATCCTATCCCCTTGTTCTTGCAGCAGAGAAACTATTAACTGAAACTGAATACAATTATTTGGCCGCCGAAGGTGCGTTTGATTTACAATTCAAATCCATGGGAACAACAAAACCCATAGGTTACTATACAAACAATGCTGCAGATACAGTGTTTGAAAAACCAACTCCACTCGGAGGAACTTCCTTCTTTGCAGGATATCGCATAGGACGTGGGAAATTTCCAGTGTATGATGGCAAACGCGAAACCAATGATTATGGGGAGGTGAGAGCTGGTGCGATTGTTCCCCTGATGCGTAACCGTGAGATTGATAAAAACAGAGCCGACCTTCGGAAGGCAGACATTGATCGTAAACTTGCCGAGTTATCCATCCAAAAACTAAAAATTGAAGTCATCAAAGAAGCCACCAAACGGTATTGGAAATGGGTCGCGAGTGGACAGGAGTTTCTCGTCAACAAAGACCTGTTAGAGATAGCAAAAAGTAGACAACAACAAATTACCCAACGAATCAAGTTAGGTGACATTCCTAAAATGGAAGGCACAGAAAATGACCGTGCGATTTTACAAAGGGAATCCCAATTTGTTTCTGCAGAACGTGAGATGCAAAAAGCCGCAATTGATTTGTCCTTATTCCTTCGGGCGGCTGATGGGAATTTGATCCTTCCCTCTACCGATCGGTTGCCCATCGGATTTCCAAAACCCATCGACTATAAAGGTTTGGAACTCGACAAAAGCATTAAAATTGCATGGAAGTTTCGTCCCGAAATCCAAGACTACGAATTCAAACGGGAAAAGGCACGCGTAGACCAAGACATGGGATACAATTCACTCAAACCCCAAGTGGATCTCGTGGTGGCAGGATCACAAGACTTTGGACCAGGTTCTGTCACGAGGGCCAAACCAGAACTGGAAGCATCCCTTGTTCTCAATGTACCCATCCAAACGAGGCGGCCTCGTGGGATGATTGGAGCGGCAGAAGCAAGAATCGCACAACTTGACCAAGAACTCCAATTCTCAAAAGATAAAATCAAAACAGAAGTACAGGATGCCATCTCAGAAGTGATTGCTTCGGCAAAACGTGTGACTGTCACTCAAAGTGAAGTGGAACTAGCCCGTAAATTGGAGGAGATGGAACGAGAACGTTTTTCCTTAGGGGATTCGACTCTCTTATTTGTGAATATTCGGGAACAAACAAGTGCCGAAGCGGCGGTGCGTGAAATTAAGGCATTGTACGATCATCACGTAGCTGTTGCCAACTTCCAAGCATCCACTGCTACATTCTTACAAAATTCTCCCACTCCATAG